CTTTACTGGCTTCAATCTGGGCAGCTGCTTTGGAGGGTCCAAAAACTGCCATTCCTTTTTCTTCAAGCCGATCGACCAAGCCTTTAGAAAGTGGTATTTCCGGACCAACAACAACCAGTTGGATATCTCTTTCAGCAATAGCCAACATCAAGCCTTCGATATCGCTGGCCTCAATCGGAATATTTTCTGCTATTCGAGCAGTACCAGCGTTACCCGGGGCAACATAAAGATTGTTTATCTTGGGGCTAAGGGATAATTTCCAGGCTATGGTATGTTCCCTGGCGCCTCCGCCGACAATGAATACGTTCATCCGGTTATTCCCACTCAATGGTTCCTGGGGGTTTGGAGGTAATATCGTAAACAACCCGGTTAACTCCATCAACTTCATTCACAATGCGATTAGAAATGTTGGCAAGAAGATCGTAGGGGAGTCTTGCCCAGTCTGCCGTCATCGCATCGATGCTGGTAACAGCGCGCAGCGCTACAAGGTACCCGTAGGTACGGAAATCACCCATAACTCCGACACTTTTCACGTCGGTCAAAATTGCAAAACTTTGCCAAAGTTCCCCATATAGTTTTGCTTTTTTAATTTCGTTCATTACGATCCAATCTGCATTGCGGAGGATATCAAGCTTTTCACGGGTAACTTCTCCAATGATTCGTATGGCAAGACCGGGGCCGGGGAAAGGCTGTCGCCAAACCATCTCCTCTGGGAGCCCGAGCTCAAGACCGACCTTCCGGACTTCGTCCTTGAAAAGGAATCTCAATGGTTCAAGAAGCTTGAACGTCATGTTTGATGGCAAGCCGCCTACGTTGTGATGAGTTTTAATTTTTGCTGAGGCCTTACTGACCGAAGAAACACTTTCAATAACATCCGGATATAAAGTCCCCTGGGCAAGGAAATCAACCTTTCCAATTTTAGATGCTTCCTCTTCGAAAGTGCTGATAAACTCAGCGCCAATGGTTTTCCTTTTGGTTTCCGGATCGGTTATTCCTTTCAGACGATTCAAAAACCGATCGGTAGCGTCTACATAATTTATGCGCATGCCAAGATTTTGCCGGAAAACTTTAAGAGTGCGCTCTCCCTCCTGACGGCGAAGCAGCCCGTTGTTAACAAAAATACAAGTCAGCTGATCTCCAATAGCGCGATGGATGAGAGTAGCCACTACAGATGAATCAACTCCGCCAGAAAGCGCAGCAATAACCTTTCCCTTGCCAACTTCACGGCGAATATGATTGATACTTTCATTAATAAAATTCCCGGTAGTCCAATTACCGTGGCAACCGCATATGTTATAAACGAAGTTTTTCAGAAGAGTTTTACCATAGGGTGTATGTGATACTTCCGGGTGGAATTGCATCCCAAACACGTTATCTTTACTACCCATTACTGCTACCGGCGAGTTTTCAGTATAAGCCATAGCTGTAAAACCCGGAGGCATTTCCACGACCCTGTCCCCGTGGCTCATCCAAACCGGAGAGGAGTCTGGTATATCGGCAAATAAGGGAGAGTCACTATTATTCAAATTGAGCAGGGAATGCCCATACTCTTTGTGATCTCCAGTCTCGACTTTACCACCCAGCTGATAGGCAAGAACCTGCTGTCCATAACATATTCCTAAGATCGGGAGTTTAGCTGAATACACGTAGGAAGGGGCAAGCGGGGCATCCGGAGCATATACTGAACTCGGTCCTCCAGATAAAATGAACCCCTTGGGGTTGAGGTGAGAAATCTTTTCCCAGGGTGTATCATGGCTGATAAGCTCGCAGTAGACATCAAGTTCGCGTATGCGCCTGGCAATCAGCAGCGTATACTGAGAGCCAAAATCTATTATTATAATAGTTTCCTGTTTTGTTGGGGCAATTGAATCGGAAGCCAGGGGTTGTTCCCCTTTAATTTCCCTGGAAATTTCCAGATAAGTGGAGACTTCGATATCTCCACTTGTAGATACCCGGTATGCTTCCTCTTTATCGGGGTTTTGGGTCTCTTCGGTCATGCTTGCAACCTTTTAGTGAAAGATTATCATTATGCTATACTAGCGTCAAGTTTGGTAACATATAGAAAGTACGTAAAAATGGGTACCAAAATTGATTTGGCAGAACAGATTACGGCTGCCGTAGAAACACTGGTTTCTGGAGGAGTCGTCGCTTTTCCAACGGATACTGTTTATGGTTTGGGGGCAGTTTACAACAATTGTGATGCGATACGCAGGATTTATTCTATAAAAGGCCGATCGAGAACCAAGGCGTTGCCTTTAATAATCGCTGATTATCACCAATTAGAGGAAATCACAAGCTCGATAAGTAATTGTGCCAGACTTCTAATGCAAGCCTTCTGGCCAGGTGCGCTTACCTTGGTATTGCCAAGGTCGGGTAACGTCGCAGATGATATTACTGGCGGGCTGAATACCGTAGCCGTCAGGATGCCCAATCATCCTGTTCCCCTGGCACTGGCTGGTAGAGTTGGGTGTGCCATTTGCGCTACCAGCGCCAATATAAGCGGAAGAAAAAGCTCTGCTTCTGTTGATGAGGTTAAAAACCAGCTGGGCGCACTGGTAGATTACATAATATACTGCCAAGCAGCTGGTTGCGGTACACCGTCAACCCTGGTTGATGCCACCGGAGAGATACCGAAAATTCTTCGCGAAGGGGGCATTGCCTTCGAACAGATAAATCGAATATGCAAGACAGTTTAGATGGAGGTTGAAAATTATGATAGCCGTTGGAAGTGATCATCGAGGATATCGTGTACGGCAAATAATCATGAAACTTCTCAAGGAAGAAGGCTACCAATATAAAGACTTTGGTGCTCCAGATGAACAGCCGATAGATTACCCGGATGTAGCCCGTGTGGTGGGTGAGGAGATAGCCAGAGGGGCAGCGGATAGGGGAATATTAGTTTGCGGCACCGGGATTGGTGTATGCATTGCTGCTAATAAGGTCAAGGGGATACGGGCAGCCATGTGCTATGACACTTTTTGTGCCATGCGCTCGCGTCAACATAATGATGCCAATGTTTTATGCTTGCCCGGAGATGTAGCTGACATTCCAATTGAGGAAATTGTAAAAACCTTTCTCCAGACAGGGTTCGAGGGTGGGCGCCACCAGAGAAGGGTTGATAAGATAACCCAGCTAGAAAACAGATAAACACAATAAAAATATTTGCCCGAACAGGTTCACCTGATACATCTTGGGAATAATGAAAAACAGCTCGATCAAATGCTCTGTATACACCGACCTTTATATCATCTGGGAATATTGAGATTCGCATGGATGTTTAAACAAGGTGTTTTATAGCTTTCTTCCTTGACAATGAACGTGGCAACATGTTATTTTAGGCACACATAATACCATTTATTTTTCTTGTACCGTCCGTCCTTTGACAGGGCGGGTTTTTAATTATCAGTGATTGGAGTTATCAAATGCGTAGTGAAGCTGTCAAAAAAGGAATTGAAAGGGCGCCACACCGTTCCTTGATCCACGCCCTTGGAGTAAGCCCGGAAGAGATTAATCGTCCGTTTATCGGGGTAGTAAACAGCTTTACTGAAGTTGTACCCGGGCATACTCACCTGGCCAAACTGGCTGTTGCGGTTAAAGCCGGCATCCGGGAGGCTGGAGGAGTTCCCTTTGAGTTTAACACCATTGCAGTGTGTGATGGTATTGCTATGAACCATCGTGGTATGAAGTTTAGCCTGCCTTCCCGTGAACTGATATGCGATTCTATTGAAATCATGGCTGAAGCTCATGCATTTGACGGGCTGGTTTTTATGCCTAATTGCGATAAAGTAATCCCTGGTATGTTGATGGCTGCAGTAAGGCTTAATATACCCTGTGTATTTGTTAGTGGCGGCCCGATGATGGCTGGCCAAATCACACGGGGAAATAAAACCAGTTTTGTTGATTTGAATAGTGTATTCGAAGCTGTTGGTAAAGCAAAAAAAGGTGAAATTACCGAGCGGGAACTGGCAGAATTGGAGCAGGCAGCTTGTCCTGGGTGCGGCAGTTGTTCCGGTATGTTTACTGCCAATACTATGAATTGTTTGACCGAGGCATTGGGTATGGCATTACCCGGCAATGGAACTATACCTGCCATTGATAGCAAGCGAAACATGCTGGCATATGAAGCCGGAAGAACCATAATGGAGGTGGTGAAAAAAGACCTTCGTCCCCGGCAAATAATTACAGAACAGGCTATCAGTAACGCATTCATGGTTGATATGGCGCTTGGAGGAAGTACAAATTCAGTTCTTCATCTTCTTGCAGTTGCTAATGAAGCTGAAATCAGCTACCCATTGAGCCGGGTGAACGATCTGAGTGAAGTCACTCCTTGCCTATGCAAACTCAGGCCAGCAGGGGATTATCATATCGAAGATTTAAACAAGGCTGGCGGAATACCGGCAGTCATGAAACAGATTGAGAC
The nucleotide sequence above comes from Dehalococcoidales bacterium. Encoded proteins:
- the guaA gene encoding glutamine-hydrolyzing GMP synthase, whose product is MTEETQNPDKEEAYRVSTSGDIEVSTYLEISREIKGEQPLASDSIAPTKQETIIIIDFGSQYTLLIARRIRELDVYCELISHDTPWEKISHLNPKGFILSGGPSSVYAPDAPLAPSYVYSAKLPILGICYGQQVLAYQLGGKVETGDHKEYGHSLLNLNNSDSPLFADIPDSSPVWMSHGDRVVEMPPGFTAMAYTENSPVAVMGSKDNVFGMQFHPEVSHTPYGKTLLKNFVYNICGCHGNWTTGNFINESINHIRREVGKGKVIAALSGGVDSSVVATLIHRAIGDQLTCIFVNNGLLRRQEGERTLKVFRQNLGMRINYVDATDRFLNRLKGITDPETKRKTIGAEFISTFEEEASKIGKVDFLAQGTLYPDVIESVSSVSKASAKIKTHHNVGGLPSNMTFKLLEPLRFLFKDEVRKVGLELGLPEEMVWRQPFPGPGLAIRIIGEVTREKLDILRNADWIVMNEIKKAKLYGELWQSFAILTDVKSVGVMGDFRTYGYLVALRAVTSIDAMTADWARLPYDLLANISNRIVNEVDGVNRVVYDITSKPPGTIEWE
- a CDS encoding L-threonylcarbamoyladenylate synthase, whose amino-acid sequence is MGTKIDLAEQITAAVETLVSGGVVAFPTDTVYGLGAVYNNCDAIRRIYSIKGRSRTKALPLIIADYHQLEEITSSISNCARLLMQAFWPGALTLVLPRSGNVADDITGGLNTVAVRMPNHPVPLALAGRVGCAICATSANISGRKSSASVDEVKNQLGALVDYIIYCQAAGCGTPSTLVDATGEIPKILREGGIAFEQINRICKTV
- the rpiB gene encoding ribose 5-phosphate isomerase B, with translation MIAVGSDHRGYRVRQIIMKLLKEEGYQYKDFGAPDEQPIDYPDVARVVGEEIARGAADRGILVCGTGIGVCIAANKVKGIRAAMCYDTFCAMRSRQHNDANVLCLPGDVADIPIEEIVKTFLQTGFEGGRHQRRVDKITQLENR
- the ilvD gene encoding dihydroxy-acid dehydratase translates to MRSEAVKKGIERAPHRSLIHALGVSPEEINRPFIGVVNSFTEVVPGHTHLAKLAVAVKAGIREAGGVPFEFNTIAVCDGIAMNHRGMKFSLPSRELICDSIEIMAEAHAFDGLVFMPNCDKVIPGMLMAAVRLNIPCVFVSGGPMMAGQITRGNKTSFVDLNSVFEAVGKAKKGEITERELAELEQAACPGCGSCSGMFTANTMNCLTEALGMALPGNGTIPAIDSKRNMLAYEAGRTIMEVVKKDLRPRQIITEQAISNAFMVDMALGGSTNSVLHLLAVANEAEISYPLSRVNDLSEVTPCLCKLRPAGDYHIEDLNKAGGIPAVMKQIETLMHVNQPTVTGQTIGEIAEKAHVYDSDVIRSIGTAYSKKGGLAVLFGNIAQQGAVVKRAAVAPEMMVHRGPARVFDSEEEATKAIINNDIKSGEVLVIRYEGPKGGPGMREMLTPTSLLSGTGRDKDVALITDGRFSGATRGAAIGHVSPEAASGGTISVVEDGDIISIDIPNYCLNVELSQAEIDKRAKLVKQYCAPVQSGYLKRYAEKVSSANTGAVYQK